TCTCGAAAAGGCCCGCAGGGCCGAAAGGGCGAAGCAGCAGGCCCGGAAGCAGGCCATGGAAGAACAGTTGCAGAAGAGGAAAAAGAAAAAGTGACCCGGCTCTTCCGGCGGCATAGCGGCGGACCTTCGGGCAGCAGACAGGACAGACGCGTCTGAATTTCGCTCTGCGACAACGCCATAAAGGCACTGGATCCCCGCCTTCGCGGGGATGACGTGTGCTGCAAAGACAACTCCCGGCACAGGCAACCGTCATCCCCGCGAAGGCGGGGATCCAGACGGCACAAGCTTGGGGTAAGAGAATGCATCGCTGGAGAAAGAAATTACGATGCGTCTACCCTGGGGCAGCCGCTTACGGCCATTGACAGCCCCTGCCCGGCGATATATAGTTTTGAACTCAAGGGAGCCGGGCGGCGGTAACGCCGCCAACCCCGCCAGGTCCGAAAGGAAGCAACGGTAACGGTTGTGCCGGGTGTCCGGCTCCTTGAAGGGGCGAGTTTTCTCGCCCCTTTTTTGCGCCTGCAAACCTCCCCGCACCCGCCCGCGCCTTTCTTGCCCGCTTCTCCTCCAGCGATACCAGCCTCTTCTCTCCCGCTGTTTCACCAAAAGGCTCTCCGGGGAAGAGGGTAAACCATTGCCCGCGAAGACCGCCCGATGGCCCGGTTTTTTTTCCGTTTTAGGCATTGGAAAACGCACCGGAATAGAGTATGCTCCGTCGTTACTGATCGTGTAGCCCCCCAGTCCCGGAGATCCTTTGATATTTGCCCTTGCGGCAAGCGGACTTCGGCCCACCCACGTTGCTCGCGCGGGTGCCGGGTCTTTCTCACGGACGGGATGTGAAATACTTTTACGTATAAAGGCAAGCCCATGGCCAAAATGATAGATTCCCTTCTTGGTTTTTTTTCCAGCGATCTCGCCATAGACCTCGGCACGGCCAACACCTGCGTGTACGTGCGCGGCAAGGGCATCGTCCTGCGCGAACCTTCGGTCGTGGCCGTCAAAAAGGATATGCGCGGCAACAACGTGGTTCTGGCCGTCGGCCAGGACGCCAAGCGCATGCTCGGCAAGACGCCGGGAAACATCCAGGCCATCCGCCCCATGAAGGACGGGGTCATTGCCGACTTTGAAGTGACGGAAGCCATGCTCCGCTACTTCATCTCCAAAGTGCATAACTCCCGCCGCCTGGTGCGGCCCCGCATCATCGTGTGTGTACCCACGGGCATCACCCAGGTTGAAAAACGCGCGGTGAAGGAATCCGCCCAAAGCGCCGGCGCGCGGGAAGTTTACCTTATCGAAGAACCCATGGCGGCCGCCATCGGCGCGAACCTCCCCATCCAGGAGCCCACCTCCAACATGGTGGTGGATATCGGCGGCGGCACGACGGAAGTGGCGGTCATCTCCCTTTCGGGCATCGTGTACTCCAAATCCGTGCGCGTCGGCGGCGACAAGATGGACGAAGCCATCATGACCCACGTCAAGCGCAAGTACAACATGCTCATCGGCGAATCCTCGGCCGAGGATATCAAGATCCGCATCGCGTCCGCGTATCCCCAGAACCCCGAACAGGAAATGGAAGTCAAAGGCCGTGACCTTGTCACGGGCATCCCCCAGAATATCGTCATCACCTCCGAAGAGGTGCGCAAAGCCATATCCGAACAGGTGGACAGCATTGTCCAGGCCGTTCGCATCGCCCTTGAACAAACCCCGCCGGAACTGGCGGCGGACATCGTTGACCGGGGCATTGTGCTGACAGGCGGCGGCGCGCTCCTCAAAGGGCTCGACCAGCTTCTGCGGGAGGAAACCTCCCTTCCCATCACGGTGGTGGAAGACCCGCTTTCCACCGTGGTCATGGGCACCGGCAAGGCCCTTGACAATATCCATGTCCTGAAGGAGGTCTGCATAGATTAACGCCATCAGGATACGCCGCGTTGCCGGGGCAATACTGTTTGCCCTCTGTTCTTTTCTCGCCCTGTACACCTGGAACGCCCGCACGGGGTATCTCGATACCCTCGCGGAACACAGCGGTCTTGAGGTTACAGGGTATTTGCTGTTGCCGGGTTCCTGGGTCAAGGCGGAAGCGACCCGGCTCTGGGGCGATTACGTCGCCCTTGTCGGCGTGGCCGAGGAAAACGCGCGGTTGCGCGAAGAAGCGAACCGCGCGGAACAATACCTTGCCTCCGTCCGGGAAGATCTGGCCGAGCTCGCCCGTCTGCGCAGCCTCATGGGCGTTACGCCGCCGGATAACTGGCACTCCCTCGGCACCCGCGTTCTCGCCGGCCGCTTCGGCCCCGGTTCCTCCCTGGAAACCGTCATGATAGACAGGGGGTTTGCTACCGGCGCGGCCGTGGGCACGCCGCTGGTGACCCATCAGGGGCTGGTGGGCCGCGTTTTCCGCGCCTCTCCCCACATCGCCACCGTGCTGCTGATTACGGACCAGACCTTCCGGGTGCCGGTCATCACCTCCGAGGGCAGGGTCCCCGGCGTTCTGGTGGGCGGCGGGCCGCAGGCAAAACTGGAAGTGCGCTACATGGCGCCCAATATCCCGGTGCGCGTCGGGGAAATGCTCGTGACCTCCGGCCTTGACAACGCCTTCCCCAAAGGCCTTCCCGTGGCCAGGGTCATCAGCGTGGAACCGGGAGCCCAAACCCTGTTCCAGCAGGTGCAGGCGGAGCCGTTCGCCGCGCCGGACGCGCTCGAGGAAGCGCTGCTGCTCATTCCCCCGGCCGATTGGCCCACGGGCGCCGCCATGCACAACACCCTCCCGGCTGATCTGCAACGCCCGCTTCCCGCGCAACAGGCCCGGAGTGCGCCCGCGCCGGCCGCGCAGCCCCAACCCGCAGCCGCGCCTCCCGCCCAGAGGCGGGATGCCGCGCGAACCATCCCGGCAGGCCCGTCCGGGGCGACACGGTAGGCTGCGCCATGGCCTTTTCCCCAAAACCGGCCAACATCCTTTGGTGGGTGGTCTATTATATCGCAGGCATGGGGTTGCAGCTGCAATTCCCCGGCGTGGACGCCCTGGCGCCCGCCATCATGCTCTCCTGCCAGGAAGGGCGGCCCCAGCAGACGGCCTGGCTGTGCCTCGCGACGATTCTGATACAGGAAGGCACGGGGTCGCTCGCGTTCGGCAATTCGCTTCTCTGGTATGGCTCGCTCCTGCTTTTCTTTTACGTGGGCAGGCTGTTTTTCGTCACGGGCAGTCTTTTTTTCGTGGTGCTGCTGGCCCTCGTTCTCGGCGTCGCCCATTCCGGCATTCTGTATGTGACAAGTTCGCTGCAAGGGTTTGAGGTCGACACGTACCGCCTGGTCCAGCAGGCGATGGCCCAGGCGCTGCTCATTCCGCCGCTCTATGCCGCGGCTTCATTGGTACGCAAAAGGTTTTTGCACTATGAATATGGAATTTGACCCGGAAGGGTATCAACCGCCCCGGGCAGGACTGGTACTCCTGTACGCGTGCGTGGCATTCCTGTTCATCGTCTTTTTGCTGCGCTTCTGGTACCTCCAGGTTCTGCGCGGCGCGGACTACGCGCGCCAGGCCCAGGAAAACCGCCTGCACCAGGAGCGGATATATTCCAACCGGGGGCTGATTTTCGACCGGCACGGCAGGGTCCTGGCGGAAAACCGCCCGGCCTACTGCATCGCCGTGACCGCGGACGACTGCCCGGATATCCCCGCCTCCCTCACCCAGATCAGCCAATGGACGGATATTCCCTACGACGTGCTGGAAGCGAAGTTCATCCAGGGCCGCAAGCAGGTTCCCGGGTTCGAGGCCCAGCTCCTCGTCTCCGACATCCCCTTTGACACCCTGACCCAGATCGAAACGGAACTGCCCCGCTGGCCCGGCGTCTCCATCCTCATCCGCCAGCGCCGCCACTACCCGCAGGGCCCGCTTTTTTCCCACATTCTCGGCTATGTGGCGGAAGCGAATGAAAAAGAGCTTGAGGCCGATAAGGATCTTGACCTCGGCGACATCGTCGGCAAGCAGGGCCTTGAACTCCGGAAGGAAAAGGAACTGCGCGGCAGCAAGGGGTTGCAGGAGCTCGAAGTCAACGCCAAGGGGCGGCAGCTGGCCCGGACCGTCAAAACCCCGCCCGTCGGCGGCACCAACCTGGCCCTGTCCCTGGACCTGGATATCCAGCAGGCGGCGGCGGACATTCTCGGCGAGGAAGCCGGGAGCATCGTGGTCATGGAGCCGGAAACAGGGCAGCTGGTCGCGCTGTTGACCAAACCCGCCTTTGACAACAACGCCTTTGCCGCCCGCCTGACCCACAAGGAGTGGGAGGAGCTGCGCACCAACCCGCGCCACCCGCTGCTCAACCGGGCGATCCAGAGCGTATACCCGCCGGGGTCCGTCTGGAAGCTGATGATGGCTGGGCTCGTGCTCTCGGAAGGGATAAGCCCGAAAGAGGCCGTCACCTGCCACGGCTCCATCCAGATGGGCAACCGCACCTTCCGCTGCTGGCGCGCGGGCGGCCACGGCCGGGTTGACCTGGTGCAGTCTTTGGTGCAGTCTTGCGACGTGTATTATTACCAGATGGCGGAACGGATCGGCATCGACAAGCTGGCCGCGTTCGCCAAAAAATGCGGGTTCGGGAACGTGACGGGCATCGACCTGCCCCACGAGCAGCGCGGGCTTGTGCCGGACCGCGCGTGGCGCCGCTCGCGGGGCGAAACATGGCAGCGGGGCGAAACGCTCAACGTGTCCATCGGCCAGGGGTCCACCCTTGTCACGCCCATCCAGCTGGCGTCCTTTGTATCCTCGCTCCTCAACGGCGGCAAAAAACTCAAACCGTCGCTGATCGCCAATGAGCCGCCCGAGATACGGGGCATGCTGCCCATGTCGGACGAGGCCCGCAATTTTATCGTGGACGCCATGCGCCAGACCGTCGAGGGCGAGCGCGGCACCGCCAAGCGGATCGCCCGGCCCGACGCCGTCATGGGCGGCAAGACGGGCACGGCCCAGGTGGTCAGGATCGGGGACGTCCGGCTGAAATCGCACCAGATGGCGTACGAGCACCGGGACCACGCCTGGATGGCTACCTGGGGCGCCAAGAACGGCAAAACCTACGTCGTCATCGTCATGCTGGAGCACGGCGGCGGCGGCAGTTCGGCGGCGGGCCCGCTGGCGGCGGCCATGTACACCAAGCTTTTCGGCCCCGTTCCGCCAAAAACGGCGGCGCGCTAGGGGTTATTTTTCGATAAACGCCGGCCGTGAAAAACGGAATGTTTCGGCCGGCAAGGAGCGACGCGAGCAATGTCCCCCATCGACCGCAGATTGATAACCCACGCCAACTGGGGCTTAATAGCCTTCATGGGCCTGTTGTTCCTGGTGGGGGTCGCCAATCTGTATTCCGCCAGCGGCATACGCCTTGATGAGGGGCTCGAGGTCGCCTCCTTCTACCAGAAGCAACTCGTCTGGGGCGCCATGGGCGTGGGCCTTATGCTGCTCGTCATGTCCGTGGACTACCGCCACCTCAAGAGCTTTGACCGCATCATCTACCTTGCGGGCGTCGTTTTGCTGCTCCTGGTCCTCGTCATGGGCAAGGAAGCCAAAGGGGCCGCGCGCTGGCTCCATTTCGGCGGTTTTACCCTGCAACCGAGCGAAATCGCCAAAATCAGCGTCCTTATCATGGGCGCGAAAATTCTGGCCGCCACACGCGAACCCCTGGGCTGGCGGCGGCTCGGGCTTGTCCTCCTCATGGGGCTTATC
The DNA window shown above is from uncultured delta proteobacterium and carries:
- a CDS encoding conserved membrane hypothetical protein (Evidence 4 : Homologs of previously reported genes of unknown function) — protein: MAFSPKPANILWWVVYYIAGMGLQLQFPGVDALAPAIMLSCQEGRPQQTAWLCLATILIQEGTGSLAFGNSLLWYGSLLLFFYVGRLFFVTGSLFFVVLLALVLGVAHSGILYVTSSLQGFEVDTYRLVQQAMAQALLIPPLYAAASLVRKRFLHYEYGI
- the mreB gene encoding cell wall structural complex MreBCD, actin-like component MreB (Evidence 2a : Function of homologous gene experimentally demonstrated in an other organism; PubMedId : 14517265, 14573351, 15016371, 2687239, 3049542, 9298646; Product type s : structure) — encoded protein: MAKMIDSLLGFFSSDLAIDLGTANTCVYVRGKGIVLREPSVVAVKKDMRGNNVVLAVGQDAKRMLGKTPGNIQAIRPMKDGVIADFEVTEAMLRYFISKVHNSRRLVRPRIIVCVPTGITQVEKRAVKESAQSAGAREVYLIEEPMAAAIGANLPIQEPTSNMVVDIGGGTTEVAVISLSGIVYSKSVRVGGDKMDEAIMTHVKRKYNMLIGESSAEDIKIRIASAYPQNPEQEMEVKGRDLVTGIPQNIVITSEEVRKAISEQVDSIVQAVRIALEQTPPELAADIVDRGIVLTGGGALLKGLDQLLREETSLPITVVEDPLSTVVMGTGKALDNIHVLKEVCID
- a CDS encoding Rod shape-determining protein MreC (fragment); protein product: MPGSWVKAEATRLWGDYVALVGVAEENARLREEANRAEQYLASVREDLAELARLRSLMGVTPPDNWHSLGTRVLAGRFGPGSSLETVMIDRGFATGAAVGTPLVTHQGLVGRVFRASPHIATVLLITDQTFRVPVITSEGRVPGVLVGGGPQAKLEVRYMAPNIPVRVGEMLVTSGLDNAFPKGLPVARVISVEPGAQTLFQQVQAEPFAAPDALEEALLLIPPADWPTGAAMHNTLPADLQRPLPAQQARSAPAPAAQPQPAAAPPAQRRDAARTIPAGPSGATR
- a CDS encoding Penicillin-binding protein, with the protein product MPRLHWYAKGFCTMNMEFDPEGYQPPRAGLVLLYACVAFLFIVFLLRFWYLQVLRGADYARQAQENRLHQERIYSNRGLIFDRHGRVLAENRPAYCIAVTADDCPDIPASLTQISQWTDIPYDVLEAKFIQGRKQVPGFEAQLLVSDIPFDTLTQIETELPRWPGVSILIRQRRHYPQGPLFSHILGYVAEANEKELEADKDLDLGDIVGKQGLELRKEKELRGSKGLQELEVNAKGRQLARTVKTPPVGGTNLALSLDLDIQQAAADILGEEAGSIVVMEPETGQLVALLTKPAFDNNAFAARLTHKEWEELRTNPRHPLLNRAIQSVYPPGSVWKLMMAGLVLSEGISPKEAVTCHGSIQMGNRTFRCWRAGGHGRVDLVQSLVQSCDVYYYQMAERIGIDKLAAFAKKCGFGNVTGIDLPHEQRGLVPDRAWRRSRGETWQRGETLNVSIGQGSTLVTPIQLASFVSSLLNGGKKLKPSLIANEPPEIRGMLPMSDEARNFIVDAMRQTVEGERGTAKRIARPDAVMGGKTGTAQVVRIGDVRLKSHQMAYEHRDHAWMATWGAKNGKTYVVIVMLEHGGGGSSAAGPLAAAMYTKLFGPVPPKTAAR